Sequence from the Gemmatimonadaceae bacterium genome:
ACACGCAGCTCTACCCGAAGAGCGCGCACGCCAGTGCGGCGCTGCAGCGGGCCAACGCGGTGATGAGCGCGAAGTAGGCGCGGCGACTAGGCGGGCGGGGCGAGCCCCAGCATCGCCGCCATCTGCTCGCGCACGACGTTCATTCCCTTCAGCGGGCGGATCATCACCTTGAAGTCGGTGATCCGCCCGTCGTCGTTCCAGTGGATCATGTCGACGCCATTGACGGTGATCCCGTCCATCTCGACGACGAACTCCAGCACCGCGTCGCGCTCCCCGATCACTTCCCGCACGTAGCGAAAGGAGCCGTTGAGGAAGACCTGGAGGGCGGCGCCGAGGTACTTCACGGTGAGCGCCTTTCCCACTTGCGGCGTGTGGACGACGGGGGAGTGGAAGGTGGCGTCGTCGGCGAGGAGGGCGCCTAACGCGGCGGCATCGCGCGAGGCGACGACGGCGTGCCACGCCGCCACGGGGTGTTGCATCATGGAGTGGTCCGGTTGCGGGCTGGGTGGAGCCTACACCAATCCAGGGGGCGCCACCATGCCCCCCAGGCAGGAACTACGAACTGCAGGACAGCATCGAGCACCCCGCCTTGTCGCGCGCCCACTCCGGACGGCGCGCAGCAAACGCCTCGCGCCCGGGCTGGTCGTCGTAGGGGCGGCGCACCAGGTCAAGCAACTCGTGTACGCCGGCGGCATCCCCCGCCTCGGCACGGTCAATGGCCTTCTGCGCCAGGTAGTTGCGGAGGACATAGCGCGGATTGGTGGCGTGCATGCGCGCGCGTCGCGCCGCCGCCGGCTCCCCGCTGCGCGAGACGCGGGCGTGCCAGCGCCGCAGCCAGGCGGCGAGCGCCTCGCGCTGGGCATCGCGCTTCGATTCATCGTAGAAGACATCGCCAAACGCCGCGAGCAGCGCGTCATCGGCTGCGGGGAGCGTGTCACCCAGCTCGCCCAGCGCCCGGAAGGTATTGGTGTAGTCCATCGATGCCTGCTGCATTAGCAGCAGCCCATCGTTGGCCTGCGCTTCCTCGTCGGCGCCCCAGGCATCGAAGCCGAACTTCCCCTGCAGCATCGCCGCGTAGCGCGTGGTGAACTCCTCCACGTAGCGGTCGAGCCCGCGCGAGAGCGCGGCGTCGCTGTCGAACAGGGGGCGCAGCGCGTCGGCAAAGCGCTCCAGGTTCCACTGCGCAATCGACGGCTGCGCCACGTAGCGGTAGCGCCGACCGTGCGCGTCGGTCGTGTTCGGCGTCCAGTGCGGGTCGAAGTCGTCGAGCCAGCCGTACGGGCCGTAGTCGATCGTGAGCCCGAGCACTGACATGTTGTCGGTGTTCATGACGCCGTGCACGAAACCCACGCGCATCCACTCCACGATCATGCGCGCCGTGCGTTCGCACACCTCGGCAAACCAACGCTCACGTCGCTCGGCGGTGTCGGCGATGGTCGAGAGGTGCGCAAAGTCGCGCGTGATGGTGAAGTCGGCGAGGCGCACCAGCGGGTCGATCTCGCCGCGCGCGGTAAAGATCTCGAAGTTGCCGAAGCGGATGAACGACGGCGCCACGCGGCAGACGATGGCGCCGGGCTCAAAGCGCACATTGCCGTCGTAGAACATGTCGCGCATCACCTCGTCGCCCGTCGCCACCAGCGACAATGCGCGTGTCGTGGGAACGCCGAGGTGGTGCATTGCCTCGCTGCAGAGAAACTCCCGAATCGACGAGCGCAGCACAGCGCGCCCGTCGGCGGTGCGCGAGTATGGCGTCGCCCCCGACCCCTTGAGCTGCAGCTCCCACCGCTCGCCCTGCGCGTTCACCACCTCGCCCAGCGTGATGGCGCGCCCGTCGCCCAGTTGCCCGGCCCAGCTCCCGAATTGGTGCCCACCGTAACATGCCGCATACGGCTGCATACCCTCCAACAACGCGTTGCCGCCAAAGACCTCGGCGAATCGCGGGGAGGCCACGAACGATTCGTCGAGGCCGACGAGCTGTGCCACTTCACGCGCGTACGCCAGGAGTCGCGGCGCCGCGACCGGCGTCGGATGCACCGCGCTCCAGCAGGCGCCGTGCACCTGACGGCGACGTGACGACGGCTCCGGCTCGCCCGGCAGCTCGCGGACGAAGCGGTTGTCGAAGGTCAACACAGAGTCGCCGATGAGCGGCAGGTTGGCGAGCGTCACGTCTGCACGAAGGGAAAGGCCGGGCCCGCGCGGCTCAGACCTCTCCCCGGCGCGCGAGATCGGTAATCCGGTCGCCGGCCCGGAAGGCCAGCGCCATGATCGTCATCGTTGGCTGACCGCGCCCCGAGGTGACGAGGCTGCTCCCATCGCAGATGAACAGGTTCGGGACGTCGTGCGCACGATGATTGGTATCAACCACGCTGGTGCGCGGATCGTTCCCCATGCGGCACGTCCCGAGAAGATGCACCCCGCTTGCCGAAACCGTGATCGGCACCGGCATCACCTTCTGCGCTCCCGCCGCCGCGTGAATCTCCTTCCCGCGCTCGAGGAGAAAGCGCATCATCTTGAGGTCATCCTCGTGGTCGCGATACGTGATGCGAATGGCGGGCAGTCCGCGCGCGTCGGTGAGCGTGGGGTCGAGCGAGACGGAGTTGTCGGCGACGGGAAGCGAGGTGCAGTGCCCCATCACCGTCATCTGGCGCGTGAAGCCGTACTCGACCGACGCCTTGTAGTCGGCGCCCCAGTTGCGCTCACCGGGGGCGGCCGCGCTCATCCCCCAGAGGATGGGGAGGAGGATGTCGCCGCGCGCATCCATCCCGCCGCCGCCATAGAAGCCGCGCCTGGAATCGCTGTCGAACCAGTCGAGGGCGATGCGCGTGACCTGCGCCCCCTTGTACTCGTTGAGCGGATGCTCGTAGATCCCCGCCACCATCGAACCGCCGTTGAACATCAGGTGCTGTCCCACCATGCCTGACGAGTTGGCCAACCCCTGCGGGAAGCGGTTGCTCTTCGACATGAGGAGGAGCCGAGCCGTCTCGGCGCCGTTGCAGGAGAGGATGATGGCGCGCGCGCGTTGCAGCTGTTCGCGCCCCTGCCGGTCGAAGTAGATCACGCCAGTCGCCCGCCCCCTGGCATCCACCTGCACCTTGCGCACGTAGCAGTTTGGGCGAATCTCGCATCGCCCCGTGCGCTCGGCCACCGGGATCATCGACGCCAGCGTCGAACTCTTGGCCCCGAACTCGCAGCCGTAGCCCTGGCAAAAGCCGCAGTTCTGGCACGGCGTGCGCCCGTTGTGCGCTCGCGAGAGGATCGCCATTGGCGCCGGGAAGGGGTGCCACCCCAACTTGCGCGCGGCGCGCTCGAACAAGACTCCCGACGACTTCACCGGGAGCGGCGGAACCGGATAGGGGCGCGAACGCCGCGGCTCGCCCCACCCACCTGCCTCCCCGGACACGCCCACGTGCCAGTCGACCTTCGTGTAGTACGGCTCGAGGTCGTCGTAGGTGATGGGCCAGTCGGCGAGTGCCGCGCCCGGAATGTCGCCCACCACGCTGCGCTCGTTGAAGTCGATGGGGCGAAAGCGCCAGAAGTTTGCGGTGAAGTGTACGCTGCTCCCGCCCACGATGTGCGCCCCCCAGATCGCGTTCTCTCGTGGCTTGGCGACCTGGTTCGGTGTCTCGCGCCAGGTGACCGGTGTCTTGGCACCGATGTGGTTCTGGAAGAAGTACTTGTACTCGTCGTGCTCGAACTCCTCGGGACGGAGCCGCGGGCCGCGCTCGAGCACTACCACCGCAAAACCGGCGGACGACAGCTCCTTGGCCAGCACGCCCCCCGCGGCCCCCGAGCCGACGATCACGAAGTCGACGATCGACGAGAGCGGATACGTCACGCCGTATCCCTGCGTCATGACCTAACGCTCCCGTGCAACCTGGGCATCGTACCATCCGAATGGGGGCGTGTACGACCGGCGGTGCTCGAAGCCGATGATCTTCCACCCCACCGCCTCGCGGTTCCCGCCCCACGACGGGTCGCCGAACATCCCGACCATCGTCAGGAAGCGCATGGCCTGGAAGAACTCTCCCCGCTCGACGTCGCCCAGCACGGCGTCCTGCTCCGCCGCAGCGAGCGCCGAGAACCGTGTCGCTCCCGGCTTGCGCCTGGCGGCACGCCGAGCGAGATCGGCGACGCCGGCACGCAGCAGCTTGAGCGAGCGCCCCTGCTCCTTCCCCAGCGCGCGGTCGATGAAGTAGATGACCCCCGCCTCGGTGGCGCCTGGGGTGGCGGTCGTGGGGACGATGCGGGCCGCGACTGCCGCAAGCTCGCGCGCCTCATCAGGCGTGAGCGTGGTGAATGGTGGCAACGGGCGCTGCTCCATCGCACTCGCGGCATGCGCCAGCGCCTCGTCGACCGTGCCCCAGTCCAGGGCAAGCCACGCGATACCAGCCCCAGCAGCGGCACCGGCAGCGCTGGCGAGGAACGAGCGTCGGCTGGGGATCATCGATGAGGGGGCGATGGGAGCGAAGCGCGCGCGCCTAACGCCCTTCGGGAGGGGCAATGTCAGGGCGTTGCTGCTGGCGGCGGATCACCGCCCCGGGGCGGGCGCCGGTCCCCTTCCCCTCATGCCACACCTCCTGGCCGTTCACCCACACGCTGGCGATGCCGGTCGAGAGCGCGTGCGGCTCCTTCGTGGTCGCGTTGTCGACGACGCTGTTCGGGTCGAAGAGGACCAGGTCGGCATACTGCCCCGGCGCCAGCGTGCCGCGCCGCGTGATCCCGACATGCTTCGCCGAGAGCGACGTCATCTTCCGGATCGCATCCTCGATCGAGATGACCTTGCGCTCGCGCACGTACCGCCCCAGCACGCGCGTGAAGGCGCCGTAGCCGCGCGGGTGCGCGCCATCCAGCGAGCCGTCGGAGCAGATGTTGGTGTGCGGCCATGCCATCAGCCGGGCGATGTCCTTCTCGTCCATCGACGTCGCCACGACGCTCTCCACCGTCTCGCCATCCGTTCCCGACCTCTCGCGCTCGGCGCGCATCGCCTCCGCGTCACGGATGAGCGTCATCAGCGTCACCGCCGGTGCCTCCTTGCGTTCCTTCGCAATCTCGGCGACGGTTTTCCCGGCATACGACGGGTTGGGGGCGTAGTCACCCAGCAGCAACCCCTCGGGCTTGGCAATCTCCCTGAGGATCTTCTCCGCTTCGGCGCGGTTGTCGAAGTCGCGCTTGGGGAAGAGGACGGTGAGCGTGGACTGCCAGTAGGGATACGGGTAGATGTCGGCGGTGACATCGATGCCCTGGGCGCGCGCGCGTTCCAGCGTGCGGATGAGCGAGTCGGCCTGCCCCCACAGCGGGATCATCGCCAGCTTCACGTGCCCCACCTGCACCGGGAGGTGCGCTTCGCGGCCGATGGTCAGGACTTCGTCGATCGAGTCCCAGAACCAGCGATCCTCGCTGCGGATGTGGCTGATGTAGCGCGTCTTCTCCGCGGCGGCGACTTTCGCCAGCTGCAACACCTCGGCACGAGCGGAGTAGATCCCCGGGTCGTACTCCAGCCCCGTCGACAGCCCCAGCGCGCCGGCATCCAGCTCGCGCTTGAGGAGCTTTGCCATCGAGTCGACTTCCGCCGGCGTCGCGGTGCGCTTGAAGTCCTTCCCCATCACGGCATCGCGAAGGGTGCCATGGCCCGCATAGAAGGCGACGTTGATCACCGTCCCCTTCCGTTGCAGCGTGTCGAGCCGCGCGCCTAACGGCATGGGATGGCCTCCGTCCTGCCCGCCGACGACCGTCGTGATCCCCTGGCTCACCGCCGCGCGCGCATCGGGAGAATCGCCCAGCCCCGAGGCGTGGTGCGAGTGCGTGTCGATGAAGCCGGGCGCCACCACCATACCGCGCCCGTCGATGACCGAGTCGCCCGGCGCCGACTCCACCTCGGAGCCAACGTCGGCGATGGTGTCGCCAACGATGCGCACCGCCCCGCTGATCGTGCTCGCCCCCGTCCCGTCGATGATCGAGACGTTGGTGATGGTGATGGGGCGCGACGGCGCGCCTGACGTGGCATCGGGTGACCTGGAGCAGGCCGCCGCGACGAGGAGCGCAACCGAAGACAGGGAGCGCAAGGCGAGTTGGATGCGGCGGCGCACGGGAACGGGGCTGAGGTTGCGAGTGACGGACACGATCCGCACGAACAGCGCGCAAGTTGTCGCGCTCCCCCTCACTCCGCCACATCGCTCCGCCACATCGCTCCGCAGAATGGCTGCGCGATATCCCGTCTTCGGCGCGTGAGACGAAGGGTGACGCGATCAACCGCCGGCGATCGCCCCCACTACCAGGTACGGCTCCTTCCCCTCGGCAACCGCCTTCGGAAGCTCGGTGTCCGGGGAGTCGAGCGACAGGTCCTCCTCGCAGGCGAAGAAGCGCAAGAATGGGCGGCGCAGTTGTGTGACGTGGTCGCGCATCGTCCCGCGCAGCATCGGATAGGCTCGCTCGACCGCGGTGAGCACCGATCGTTGCGTTATCGCCCCGTCCACCTCGACTCGCACCTCGTCGCCCACCTTGGCCAAGGTGCGCAAGTGGTAGGGGAGGACCACACGGACCGACGACACGACCGGTGCGCTCACGGGAGGGTCTGCGCCTCCACGGAGAGAACGGCGGGGAGGTCGCGGGCGATCGCCTGCCAGTGGTCGCCGCTGTCTGGCGACATGTAGACCTGTCCCCCCGTTGTCCCGAAGTAGATCCCGCACGACGGGAGGCGATCGGCGCTCATGGCGTCACGCAGGACGTTCACGTAGCAGTGCTCCTGCGGGAGTCCCTTGGTGAGCGCCTCCCAGTCCTTGCCGGCGTTGCGGCTGCGGTAGACACGCAGTCTTGCATCTGGCGGATAGTGCTCGGAGTCACTCTTGATCGGGACCACGTACACGGTCTCCGGATCGTGCGCGTGCACCTGCACGGGGAAGCCGAAATCGCTCGGCAAGTTGCCGCTGATCAACTGCCACGAATCGGCACCATTGTCGCTCCGCATCACGTTCCAGTGCAGTTGCATGTACAGCCGCTCGGGGTTGCCTGGGTTGAGCGAGAGGTTGTGCACGCAGAAGCCCACCGTCGCGTTGGGGTCGGCCATGTACTTGGACGTGAGCCCCGTGTTGGCCGGTTCCCACGACGCACCGCCATCGTCGGTGCG
This genomic interval carries:
- a CDS encoding nuclear transport factor 2 family protein, with protein sequence MMQHPVAAWHAVVASRDAAALGALLADDATFHSPVVHTPQVGKALTVKYLGAALQVFLNGSFRYVREVIGERDAVLEFVVEMDGITVNGVDMIHWNDDGRITDFKVMIRPLKGMNVVREQMAAMLGLAPPA
- a CDS encoding GMC family oxidoreductase, with protein sequence MTQGYGVTYPLSSIVDFVIVGSGAAGGVLAKELSSAGFAVVVLERGPRLRPEEFEHDEYKYFFQNHIGAKTPVTWRETPNQVAKPRENAIWGAHIVGGSSVHFTANFWRFRPIDFNERSVVGDIPGAALADWPITYDDLEPYYTKVDWHVGVSGEAGGWGEPRRSRPYPVPPLPVKSSGVLFERAARKLGWHPFPAPMAILSRAHNGRTPCQNCGFCQGYGCEFGAKSSTLASMIPVAERTGRCEIRPNCYVRKVQVDARGRATGVIYFDRQGREQLQRARAIILSCNGAETARLLLMSKSNRFPQGLANSSGMVGQHLMFNGGSMVAGIYEHPLNEYKGAQVTRIALDWFDSDSRRGFYGGGGMDARGDILLPILWGMSAAAPGERNWGADYKASVEYGFTRQMTVMGHCTSLPVADNSVSLDPTLTDARGLPAIRITYRDHEDDLKMMRFLLERGKEIHAAAGAQKVMPVPITVSASGVHLLGTCRMGNDPRTSVVDTNHRAHDVPNLFICDGSSLVTSGRGQPTMTIMALAFRAGDRITDLARRGEV
- a CDS encoding MoaD/ThiS family protein — encoded protein: MSSVRVVLPYHLRTLAKVGDEVRVEVDGAITQRSVLTAVERAYPMLRGTMRDHVTQLRRPFLRFFACEEDLSLDSPDTELPKAVAEGKEPYLVVGAIAGG
- a CDS encoding exo-alpha-sialidase → MSGVRVLVGTRKGAFILESDASRDVWTVDGPLFGGWEIYHMKGSPVDPDRIYASQSSGWFGQIIQRSNDGGKTWETMGNEFPYEGEAGTHQWYDGTPHPWEFKRVWHLEPSLSDPDTVYAGVEDAALFRTTDGGHTWHELPGLRRHGSGASWMPGAGGLGLHTIIQHPTNPKRLWIAISAAGVFRTDDGGASWEPANTGLTSKYMADPNATVGFCVHNLSLNPGNPERLYMQLHWNVMRSDNGADSWQLISGNLPSDFGFPVQVHAHDPETVYVVPIKSDSEHYPPDARLRVYRSRNAGKDWEALTKGLPQEHCYVNVLRDAMSADRLPSCGIYFGTTGGQVYMSPDSGDHWQAIARDLPAVLSVEAQTLP
- a CDS encoding YdiU family protein: MLTFDNRFVRELPGEPEPSSRRRQVHGACWSAVHPTPVAAPRLLAYAREVAQLVGLDESFVASPRFAEVFGGNALLEGMQPYAACYGGHQFGSWAGQLGDGRAITLGEVVNAQGERWELQLKGSGATPYSRTADGRAVLRSSIREFLCSEAMHHLGVPTTRALSLVATGDEVMRDMFYDGNVRFEPGAIVCRVAPSFIRFGNFEIFTARGEIDPLVRLADFTITRDFAHLSTIADTAERRERWFAEVCERTARMIVEWMRVGFVHGVMNTDNMSVLGLTIDYGPYGWLDDFDPHWTPNTTDAHGRRYRYVAQPSIAQWNLERFADALRPLFDSDAALSRGLDRYVEEFTTRYAAMLQGKFGFDAWGADEEAQANDGLLLMQQASMDYTNTFRALGELGDTLPAADDALLAAFGDVFYDESKRDAQREALAAWLRRWHARVSRSGEPAAARRARMHATNPRYVLRNYLAQKAIDRAEAGDAAGVHELLDLVRRPYDDQPGREAFAARRPEWARDKAGCSMLSCSS
- a CDS encoding D-aminoacylase, which gives rise to MRRRIQLALRSLSSVALLVAAACSRSPDATSGAPSRPITITNVSIIDGTGASTISGAVRIVGDTIADVGSEVESAPGDSVIDGRGMVVAPGFIDTHSHHASGLGDSPDARAAVSQGITTVVGGQDGGHPMPLGARLDTLQRKGTVINVAFYAGHGTLRDAVMGKDFKRTATPAEVDSMAKLLKRELDAGALGLSTGLEYDPGIYSARAEVLQLAKVAAAEKTRYISHIRSEDRWFWDSIDEVLTIGREAHLPVQVGHVKLAMIPLWGQADSLIRTLERARAQGIDVTADIYPYPYWQSTLTVLFPKRDFDNRAEAEKILREIAKPEGLLLGDYAPNPSYAGKTVAEIAKERKEAPAVTLMTLIRDAEAMRAERERSGTDGETVESVVATSMDEKDIARLMAWPHTNICSDGSLDGAHPRGYGAFTRVLGRYVRERKVISIEDAIRKMTSLSAKHVGITRRGTLAPGQYADLVLFDPNSVVDNATTKEPHALSTGIASVWVNGQEVWHEGKGTGARPGAVIRRQQQRPDIAPPEGR
- a CDS encoding gluconate 2-dehydrogenase subunit 3 family protein; protein product: MIPSRRSFLASAAGAAAGAGIAWLALDWGTVDEALAHAASAMEQRPLPPFTTLTPDEARELAAVAARIVPTTATPGATEAGVIYFIDRALGKEQGRSLKLLRAGVADLARRAARRKPGATRFSALAAAEQDAVLGDVERGEFFQAMRFLTMVGMFGDPSWGGNREAVGWKIIGFEHRRSYTPPFGWYDAQVARER